The sequence below is a genomic window from Actinokineospora baliensis.
GGCCAGGGCGATCGAGGACGGCTTGATCCGCGCGGACGAGATCCGCGAGTACCGCTCGCACGCGGCCGAGTAGCCGTGGCCAGGCGCAACCGGGTGACCCCCACCGGCGATCTCGTCGAGACCCCGCACCGCGGCACGCTGATGGGCAACCGCGGCGTGCTGCACGACGCCGCGGGGACGATCGTGCGCCGCTCCCAGGTCCGCCGCTGGATCACCTGCGAGCTGACCTTCCGCGGCCGCCGCCGACCGGTCATGGCGCCCGGTAAGTACACCGAGCTGTTCTTCCTCGACGAGGCCGTCGCCCTCGCGGCCGGTCACCGCCCCTGCGCCGAGTGCAGACGCCAGGACTACCTGCGGTACCGCGAACTCTGGTCGTCCACACAGGACACCCAACCGCCCGGCGCCGACGACATGGACGCAGTGCTGCACACCGAACGCGCCCTGCTCGACGGCCGCCGCCAAACCCACACCCTGGCCGACCCACCCACCGGCACCTTCGTCATGGCGGACGGCTCGCCCTGGCTGGTGGCCCACGGTCGCCTGCACCTCTGGACCCCCGCGGGCTACACCACCACCCGCCCCCTCCCGAGCACCCCACTCGACGTCCTGACCCCACCCACCAGCACCGCCATCATCGCCGCAGGCTTCACCCCGCGCCTGGCCGTCACCCCGTAGCGGTTCATGCCCCCGGCACGGGGCCGAACAGCCAGGTGCCGGGAGCGGTCCGGTCGTCGCCTGCCCAGAACTCGGTCCACAGGGCGGTGAACTCTTCGCGGGAGAGGGTGCCGTTGCCGTCGGTGTCGAGTAATCGGAAGACGTCACCCAACTCGGTGGGGCGGCCGTTCCAGGCTTCGACCAGGCGGTGGTGTTCGGCGGGGGTGATGCGGCCGTCGCGGTCCTCGTCGACGGCGTCGAAGAGGGCGTTGGCGGTTTCGGTGACGGCCTCCGGGGCGCTGTGCAGCTGGTCGACGACGCCGAGCACGTCGTGCACGGTGACCTGGTCGGTGCCAGCGGCGGCCCGCAGGGTGTGCCACCAGCCGAGCATGATGGTGGCCAGCCGGTGGTGCTCCGGCGAGCCCGCCGCCGCGCCGCGCAGCAGGCACCAGCGGTCGGTGAGCGCGACGAAGTCGGCCTCGGTCAGCGCCCCGTCGTGGTCGTGGTCCATCGCGGCGAACACCCCGGTGATCTTCGCCCGTTGGAACCCGCTGGCCATGCCGCCTCCCGGTGTCGGTGGAGCTCCACTCTCACCCACGACCCCCGCCCGGGCAGCCCCCAGTGCGGTGGTGCCGAGGTGCAAACGGGCGGTTACCCGCTGCCACCGAGCAGCGCCACCGCCGCATCCGCGGGGCTAGACTGCCGATCGACCCGAATCCGCGGTTACTCGTCCCTGGAGGTCTGGATGCGCGCCCTTCTCCTCGCGGTACTGCTGGTCTTAACCGGCTGTTCGTCGAGCCAGGGCCAGGAGCCCACCAGGACGGTCACCGTGTTCGCCGCCGCCTCGCTGACCGAGGTGTTCACCGCGATCGGCAAGGACTTCGAGGCCGCCAACCCCGGCGTCAAGGTCGCCTTCAACTTCGCGGGCAGCTCGGCGCTGGCCCAGCAGATCAACCAGGGCGCACCAGCCGACGTGTTCGCCTCCGCGGCCCCGGCCAACATGCAGCAGGTGACCGACGCGCTCTCGCCAGTCACCTTCACCCGCAACCAACTGGAGATCGCCGTCCCCAAGGGCAACCCCGGCAAGATCACCGGCCTGGCCGACTTCGGGGACGCGAGCCGCAAGATCGCCCTGTGCGCGGAGCAGGTGCCGTGCGGGGCGGCGGCCAAGAAGGCGCTGGCGGCGGCCGGGGTCACCGGTGCGCCGGACACCCTGGAGCAGGACGTCAAGGCGGCGTTGACGAAGGTGCGGCTGGGCGAGGTCGACGCGGCGCTGGTCTACCGCACCGATGTCAAGGCCGCCGGTGCCGAGGTGGAGGGCATCGACT
It includes:
- a CDS encoding EF-hand domain-containing protein; the encoded protein is MASGFQRAKITGVFAAMDHDHDGALTEADFVALTDRWCLLRGAAAGSPEHHRLATIMLGWWHTLRAAAGTDQVTVHDVLGVVDQLHSAPEAVTETANALFDAVDEDRDGRITPAEHHRLVEAWNGRPTELGDVFRLLDTDGNGTLSREEFTALWTEFWAGDDRTAPGTWLFGPVPGA
- the modA gene encoding molybdate ABC transporter substrate-binding protein, coding for MRALLLAVLLVLTGCSSSQGQEPTRTVTVFAAASLTEVFTAIGKDFEAANPGVKVAFNFAGSSALAQQINQGAPADVFASAAPANMQQVTDALSPVTFTRNQLEIAVPKGNPGKITGLADFGDASRKIALCAEQVPCGAAAKKALAAAGVTGAPDTLEQDVKAALTKVRLGEVDAALVYRTDVKAAGAEVEGIDFPEATAAVNDYPIAVLGKAPNSADAKAFVDFVLSDRGKTALTNAGFTAP